A window of Mucilaginibacter sp. PAMC 26640 contains these coding sequences:
- a CDS encoding zinc-binding dehydrogenase: MKAIIVTQPGGPEVLELQERPVPSYSADEVLVKVMAAGINRPDVFQRKGNYPPPQGAPKDIPGLELAGTVTKVGANVTRWKAGDKVCALVMGGAYAEYCNVPEGQCLAIPERLTYAEAASLPETFFTVWSNVFDRAKLLPGESLLVHGGSSGIGVTAIQLAKSFGNKVYITAGNAEKCRFCEDLGADKAINYNDENFGEAIDQLTGGKGVDVILDMVGGDYTALNIKCLANDGRLVLINAMKGNRAEVNLSEIMRKRLIVTGSMLRARDVGFKAAIARQLEEHAWPLLASGKIKPVVYKIFPAGEAAKAHELMESSSHMGKIILTFNDGDDQI, from the coding sequence ATGAAAGCGATTATTGTTACCCAGCCGGGCGGCCCAGAGGTTTTAGAATTACAGGAGCGCCCGGTTCCATCCTACAGCGCCGACGAGGTATTAGTAAAAGTAATGGCCGCAGGCATTAACAGGCCTGACGTTTTTCAGAGAAAGGGTAATTACCCGCCCCCGCAAGGTGCACCAAAGGATATCCCCGGACTGGAACTGGCAGGCACGGTAACCAAAGTGGGTGCAAACGTTACCAGGTGGAAAGCCGGCGACAAAGTATGTGCATTGGTGATGGGCGGCGCTTATGCCGAATACTGCAACGTACCGGAGGGCCAGTGCTTAGCCATCCCCGAAAGGTTAACTTATGCAGAAGCCGCATCGCTCCCCGAAACTTTTTTTACGGTATGGAGCAACGTGTTCGACCGAGCAAAATTATTGCCGGGAGAAAGCCTGCTGGTACATGGTGGCAGCAGCGGCATTGGTGTTACCGCTATTCAGCTGGCAAAATCGTTTGGTAACAAGGTATATATCACTGCAGGAAACGCGGAAAAATGTAGGTTTTGCGAGGATTTGGGTGCAGATAAAGCCATTAATTACAACGATGAAAACTTCGGCGAAGCTATTGATCAGCTAACCGGCGGTAAAGGCGTGGATGTAATTTTGGATATGGTTGGCGGGGATTACACAGCCCTAAACATCAAATGCCTGGCTAATGACGGGCGCTTAGTGCTGATTAATGCGATGAAAGGAAACAGGGCGGAGGTGAACCTTTCCGAAATTATGCGCAAGCGGCTGATCGTTACCGGGTCGATGCTGCGTGCAAGGGATGTTGGATTCAAAGCGGCTATCGCCCGCCAGCTGGAGGAGCATGCCTGGCCGCTCCTCGCATCAGGCAAAATAAAACCTGTTGTTTATAAGATCTTCCCTGCCGGAGAAGCAGCAAAAGCACACGAACTTATGGAAAGCAGCAGCCACATGGGTAAAATAATACTGACTTTTAATGATGGGGATGACCAGATTTAA
- a CDS encoding peroxiredoxin, with product MPLQSGNPAPQFTLTSSDLKEVSLADFKGKKVVIHFFPLAFTGVCTTQLCTMRDSFGYYDGLNAQILGISVDSPFTLAKFKEENAYQFPLLSDFNKEVSDAYGALYAEFAFGMKGVSKRAAFVIDEQQNIIYAEVLENAGDLPNFDAIAEVVK from the coding sequence ATGCCATTACAATCAGGTAACCCCGCCCCGCAGTTTACATTAACCTCATCAGATCTTAAAGAAGTTTCCCTGGCCGATTTTAAAGGAAAAAAGGTAGTAATTCACTTTTTCCCTTTAGCGTTTACCGGTGTCTGCACCACCCAGCTATGCACCATGCGCGATAGTTTTGGTTACTATGATGGCCTTAACGCGCAGATCCTGGGCATATCGGTAGATTCACCATTTACTTTAGCAAAATTTAAAGAAGAGAACGCTTACCAGTTTCCGCTGCTGTCTGATTTCAATAAAGAGGTATCTGACGCTTACGGTGCCTTATATGCCGAATTTGCCTTCGGGATGAAAGGTGTATCCAAACGCGCTGCTTTTGTTATCGACGAACAGCAAAATATCATTTACGCGGAAGTATTGGAAAACGCAGGCGATTTGCCAAACTTTGATGCCATAGCCGAAGTGGTAAAGTAA
- a CDS encoding G-D-S-L family lipolytic protein, translated as MKSIKQYLYIAAGLSLFTGCKPEIQIAKPTPGTADFSRYIAVGNSLTAGYADGGLYLEGQLNSYPSIIAKQMASVGGGTFTQPLFNAEQANGSGYIKLTGFSATGSPVTAQVTTNLAVKGTAAIPGFGTVILYTKYAGDINNYGVPGIKLQQITYAPYGNLNGFFERMLPGNAGTNTTTYLDFVTSKPFTFFTNWLGNNDALGYATAGGASDALTDKTQFSGLYNLAVSKLTATGQKGACATIPDVTAIPYFNTVTIGAILAGVQKTAPTVTALYVNARSSADAGTTTYAARAATAADLVVLTFPTTKIGQPVAVPGVGTVPYGLTPYAPIENQYVLDVNEVTLVKDYVTSYNTTIKAAAATKGLAVFDAYTFLNNIKTNGMVVDGVSVNSNYISGGIFSLDGVHLTPRGYALVANEFIKAINKQYGSNIPAANVSAYIGVKLP; from the coding sequence ATGAAATCAATCAAACAATATCTATACATAGCAGCCGGGCTTTCCTTATTTACTGGCTGCAAACCTGAAATTCAAATTGCAAAACCCACGCCAGGCACGGCCGACTTTAGCCGGTACATTGCCGTTGGTAATTCTTTAACCGCAGGCTATGCCGATGGCGGTTTATACCTGGAAGGACAACTAAATTCGTACCCGAGCATTATTGCCAAACAAATGGCATCCGTTGGCGGCGGTACTTTTACCCAGCCTTTGTTTAATGCCGAACAGGCAAACGGTTCGGGGTATATAAAGCTTACGGGCTTTTCTGCAACAGGTTCACCAGTTACTGCGCAGGTTACTACCAACCTAGCAGTTAAGGGCACGGCGGCAATTCCGGGCTTCGGTACGGTAATTTTATACACCAAATACGCTGGGGATATTAACAACTACGGCGTACCGGGCATTAAATTACAACAGATCACCTATGCGCCTTACGGCAATTTAAACGGCTTTTTTGAACGGATGCTGCCGGGCAATGCGGGTACCAACACCACTACTTACCTTGATTTTGTAACTTCCAAGCCGTTTACATTTTTTACCAACTGGCTGGGTAATAACGATGCACTTGGGTATGCAACAGCCGGAGGTGCAAGTGATGCGCTAACCGATAAAACCCAGTTTTCCGGTTTGTATAACCTGGCTGTCTCCAAGCTAACGGCAACCGGCCAGAAAGGGGCATGTGCAACTATTCCGGATGTTACGGCGATCCCGTATTTTAATACGGTTACCATCGGTGCTATTTTGGCCGGGGTTCAAAAAACGGCCCCAACGGTAACCGCTTTGTACGTAAATGCGCGTTCCAGTGCTGATGCCGGCACGACAACTTATGCAGCCCGTGCAGCCACCGCTGCAGATTTAGTTGTATTAACCTTTCCGACCACTAAGATTGGCCAGCCGGTAGCTGTGCCCGGTGTTGGCACGGTGCCTTATGGTTTAACGCCTTATGCGCCAATTGAAAATCAATATGTGCTGGATGTAAACGAGGTGACGCTGGTTAAAGATTACGTAACATCATACAATACCACCATTAAAGCAGCAGCTGCAACTAAAGGCCTTGCTGTTTTTGATGCATACACTTTCCTGAACAACATTAAAACCAACGGGATGGTTGTTGATGGTGTCAGCGTAAACTCTAACTATATCAGCGGTGGTATTTTCTCGCTGGATGGTGTGCATTTAACGCCGAGGGGTTATGCACTGGTAGCCAATGAGTTCATCAAAGCTATTAATAAGCAATATGGTTCAAATATTCCGGCGGCAAATGTATCAGCTTATATAGGTGTTAAACTACCATAA
- a CDS encoding ABC transporter ATP-binding protein, translating to MIEFNNLSFGYSSKKLLYKNLTLSIASGSIYGLLGKNGAGKSTLLKNMAGTLFPVSGGITIDGMTPGSRKPSFLQTIYYLPEDVYVPALTIKQYHNLFAPFYPLFNKDDFYNYLQELDVAVDGKLNKLSFGQQKKFVIAFALACNTKLLLMDEPTNGLDIPSKVQFRKLIASVMTEDRIIFISTHQIRDLETMIDKVIIVDNGNLLLHSSIADIADKLCFKTVSEIPPGAQVLYAEKMLRGTAVILENTTGEDSAINLEHLFNGVTENPAMAKQLFAIN from the coding sequence ATGATTGAATTTAATAATTTGTCTTTTGGTTATTCAAGCAAAAAGCTGCTGTACAAAAACCTTACACTCTCAATAGCAAGCGGAAGTATCTACGGTTTACTGGGCAAAAATGGCGCCGGGAAATCAACGCTGCTTAAAAATATGGCAGGCACTTTATTCCCGGTAAGTGGTGGTATAACTATCGATGGTATGACCCCCGGAAGCCGCAAACCATCGTTCCTGCAAACTATTTACTACCTGCCCGAAGATGTTTATGTACCGGCCCTCACCATTAAACAATACCATAATCTATTTGCACCTTTTTATCCTTTGTTTAACAAGGATGATTTTTACAATTATCTGCAGGAGCTTGATGTAGCGGTTGATGGCAAGCTGAACAAGCTATCATTCGGGCAGCAAAAAAAGTTTGTTATCGCATTTGCGCTGGCCTGCAATACCAAATTGCTGCTGATGGATGAGCCTACAAACGGATTGGATATTCCATCCAAAGTTCAATTCAGAAAATTGATTGCTTCGGTAATGACTGAAGACCGCATTATCTTCATATCAACCCACCAGATCCGCGATCTGGAGACCATGATAGATAAGGTAATAATTGTGGATAACGGCAACCTGCTGCTGCATTCTTCTATTGCAGATATTGCCGATAAACTTTGCTTTAAAACCGTATCAGAAATACCCCCGGGTGCTCAAGTATTATATGCGGAAAAAATGCTGCGGGGCACGGCGGTGATCTTAGAAAACACCACGGGAGAAGATTCGGCAATTAACCTGGAGCATCTTTTTAATGGCGTGACAGAAAATCCGGCTATGGCCAAACAACTATTTGCAATCAATTAA
- a CDS encoding long-chain fatty acid transporter, which produces MKKLLLLILWFAPACVFAQGFQVNLGGQKQIGMGHTGTGLVQDGASVFFNPGAVAMLPENSIQAGISPLLFKSDFNPAGTNTQYFTKNKVATPFNAYAVWGPKSANWKVGLGVYTPFGGLTDWGRTWQGKYSLESLDLKAIYFQPTVSYKLADFLSIGAGFVYNHASVDLQRAIPLADANGEPGQARLTGSGHGYGWNAGILLKTDGFSAGLDYRSKVNTNIKGGDAMFTVPSSVQGSFPQPNTFSSGIPLPPTLSLGLGFYPTKKLTLAFDANLVGWSSYKALAFDYASNTTALADTYSPRNYKNAFALRAGAQYGYTNKLALRVGGGYASTAVKDGYVTPEVPDANRYYVTGGVGYKVAKRLELDLSFEFEHLFTRTQTNIESQLAGTFKSNVYIPGISISYHW; this is translated from the coding sequence ATGAAAAAACTATTACTACTCATTTTGTGGTTTGCGCCTGCTTGTGTCTTTGCGCAAGGTTTCCAGGTGAACCTTGGCGGCCAAAAACAAATAGGGATGGGCCACACGGGTACCGGGCTGGTGCAGGATGGCGCTTCGGTGTTTTTTAACCCCGGTGCTGTTGCGATGCTGCCCGAAAATTCTATCCAGGCAGGGATCAGTCCGCTTTTGTTCAAGTCGGATTTTAATCCGGCAGGTACAAATACGCAATATTTCACCAAAAATAAAGTAGCTACACCGTTTAATGCCTATGCTGTTTGGGGGCCAAAATCTGCCAATTGGAAAGTTGGATTGGGTGTTTACACACCATTTGGCGGCTTAACCGACTGGGGCAGAACCTGGCAGGGGAAATATTCTCTGGAAAGTCTCGACCTGAAAGCTATTTACTTTCAGCCAACCGTGAGTTATAAATTAGCCGACTTTTTAAGCATTGGTGCAGGCTTTGTTTACAACCACGCCTCTGTTGATCTGCAGCGTGCTATCCCCCTTGCCGATGCAAATGGCGAGCCGGGCCAGGCCAGGCTTACCGGTAGCGGCCATGGGTACGGATGGAATGCAGGGATTTTGCTTAAAACGGATGGCTTTTCAGCAGGTTTAGATTACCGCAGTAAAGTAAATACCAATATTAAAGGAGGGGATGCCATGTTTACCGTGCCTTCATCGGTACAAGGGAGTTTTCCGCAGCCAAATACATTTTCATCTGGGATACCTTTGCCACCAACCTTATCTTTAGGTTTAGGTTTTTATCCAACCAAGAAATTAACCCTGGCGTTTGATGCCAATTTAGTTGGCTGGAGTTCTTACAAAGCGCTAGCGTTTGATTACGCCTCAAACACAACTGCCCTTGCAGACACCTATTCTCCGCGAAACTATAAAAATGCCTTTGCGCTAAGGGCTGGGGCCCAGTATGGCTATACAAACAAACTGGCACTTCGTGTTGGCGGGGGCTACGCAAGCACTGCCGTTAAAGATGGCTACGTTACCCCGGAAGTTCCGGATGCTAACCGTTATTATGTAACCGGTGGTGTTGGCTATAAAGTAGCCAAGCGATTGGAACTGGATCTTTCTTTTGAGTTTGAGCACTTGTTTACACGTACGCAAACCAATATTGAATCGCAATTAGCCGGTACATTCAAAAGCAATGTGTATATTCCCGGTATCTCCATTTCTTATCACTGGTAA
- a CDS encoding acetolactate synthase catalytic subunit (catalyzes the formation of 2-acetolactate from pyruvate; also known as acetolactate synthase large subunit), with the protein MEVQAITQEIGEIEEKSVKSFEEVSGSVALLEALIVEGVETIFGYPGGAIMPIYDALYDYKEKLNHILVRHEQGGIHAGQGYARTSGKVGVVFATSGPGATNLVTGLADAQIDSTPLVCITGQVFAHLLGTDAFQETDVINITTPVTKWNYQVTDANEIPEVIAKAFYIAKSGRPGPVLIDITKNAQIQKFNYEGYVKCNHIRSYRPKPIVRPQYIQEAAELINAAKKPFIIWGQGVLLGSAEHEFKTFVEKTGIPAAWTILGVGAIPTDHPQNVGMLGMHGNYGPNVLTNDCDVLIAIGMRFDDRVTGRLDKYAKQAKVIHLDIDPAEIDKNVKSTVPVWGDCKETLPMLTALVAEKQHTDWLKLFNEYTAKEVEAVIDNELNPGTGEMTMGEVIKQLNEITKGEAVIVTDVGQHQMVACRYAKFNNTRSNVTSGGLGTMGFALPAAIGAKFGAKDRDVVAIIGDGGFQMTLQELGTIMQSKVNVKIIILNNRFLGMVRQWQELFNSRRYSFVDIQSPDFVMVAKGYGIAGKMIDERDNLVSSLKEMMDHDGAYLLEVMVTKENNVFPMVPQGCSVSEIRLK; encoded by the coding sequence ATGGAAGTACAAGCAATCACACAGGAAATCGGTGAAATCGAAGAAAAATCGGTGAAATCATTTGAAGAAGTTTCAGGCTCGGTAGCATTACTGGAGGCTTTGATAGTGGAAGGTGTGGAAACCATTTTTGGTTATCCCGGCGGCGCTATCATGCCAATTTATGATGCATTATACGATTATAAAGAAAAACTGAACCACATCCTTGTCCGCCACGAGCAAGGCGGTATTCACGCCGGGCAGGGATATGCACGCACATCAGGCAAAGTAGGTGTAGTATTTGCAACTAGCGGACCCGGTGCCACTAACTTAGTTACCGGTTTGGCTGATGCTCAAATTGACAGCACGCCTTTAGTTTGTATCACCGGGCAGGTTTTCGCACACCTTTTAGGCACCGATGCCTTTCAGGAAACAGATGTGATCAATATTACTACGCCGGTAACCAAATGGAACTACCAGGTAACGGATGCAAACGAAATTCCGGAAGTAATTGCGAAAGCTTTTTATATCGCCAAGAGCGGCAGACCTGGTCCGGTTTTAATCGATATCACCAAAAACGCGCAGATCCAGAAGTTCAATTACGAGGGTTATGTAAAATGTAACCATATCCGCAGTTACAGGCCAAAACCAATTGTTAGGCCACAATATATCCAGGAGGCTGCAGAACTGATCAACGCTGCAAAGAAACCATTTATCATATGGGGGCAGGGTGTACTTTTGGGCAGCGCCGAGCATGAATTTAAAACCTTTGTAGAAAAAACCGGCATCCCCGCGGCCTGGACTATCCTGGGTGTTGGCGCTATCCCTACAGATCACCCACAAAATGTAGGGATGCTAGGCATGCATGGCAACTATGGGCCAAACGTATTAACGAATGATTGTGATGTGCTTATTGCGATAGGTATGCGTTTTGACGACCGTGTTACCGGCCGTTTAGATAAATATGCAAAACAGGCCAAGGTTATCCATCTGGACATTGACCCTGCTGAGATTGACAAGAACGTAAAATCAACGGTACCGGTTTGGGGCGATTGTAAAGAAACCTTACCCATGTTAACAGCCTTGGTAGCGGAGAAGCAACATACCGACTGGCTGAAATTATTTAACGAATACACAGCAAAAGAAGTTGAAGCCGTTATAGACAACGAATTGAACCCGGGCACGGGCGAGATGACCATGGGTGAGGTGATTAAACAACTGAACGAGATCACTAAAGGTGAAGCGGTTATTGTTACTGATGTAGGCCAGCACCAAATGGTAGCCTGCCGTTACGCTAAGTTTAACAACACCCGGAGCAATGTTACCAGCGGCGGCTTAGGTACTATGGGGTTTGCCCTCCCTGCGGCTATTGGCGCTAAATTTGGTGCAAAGGACCGCGATGTAGTTGCCATTATTGGTGATGGTGGATTCCAGATGACCCTGCAGGAATTGGGTACCATTATGCAAAGTAAGGTGAACGTTAAGATCATCATCCTCAATAACCGTTTCCTGGGCATGGTGCGCCAATGGCAGGAGCTGTTTAACTCACGCAGATACTCATTCGTAGACATTCAAAGTCCGGATTTTGTAATGGTAGCTAAAGGTTACGGCATTGCAGGAAAAATGATAGATGAGCGCGACAACCTGGTTTCATCGCTAAAAGAAATGATGGATCATGACGGCGCTTACCTGCTGGAAGTGATGGTAACCAAAGAGAACAATGTGTTCCCGATGGTTCCACAGGGATGCAGTGTATCAGAAATCAGGTTAAAATAG
- a CDS encoding F0F1 ATP synthase subunit beta: MPNIGKISRIIGPVVDVSFADDAHLPKIYDALEITKDNGQKVILEVQQHLGEDRVRAIAMDSTDGLLRGMKVLDTEAAIKMPVGDAIKGRVFNVVGDAIDGIPNLDKSEGRSIHATPPRFEDLSTETTALFTGIKVIDLLEPYVKGGKIGLFGGAGVGKTVLIQELINNIAKAYAGLSVFAGVGERTREGNDLLREMLESGIIKYGDAFMHSMEEGGWDLSVIDPEALKESKATFVFGQMNEPPGARARVALSGLTLAEYFRDGDEEGKGRDILFFIDNIFRFTQAGSEVSALLGRMPSAVGYQPTLATEMGTMQERITSTKRGSITSVQAVYVPADDLTDPAPATTFAHLDATTVLSRKIAELGIYPAVDPLDSTSRILSAAILGDEHYNTAQRVKETLQRYKELQDIIAILGMDELSEEDKLTVSRARRVQRFLSQPFFVAEQFTGLKGVLVDIKDTIKGFNMIMDGEVDEYPEAAFNLVGSIEDAIEKGKKLLAEANN; this comes from the coding sequence ATGCCAAACATTGGAAAAATATCACGGATCATCGGTCCGGTAGTTGACGTAAGTTTCGCTGATGATGCACATCTTCCTAAGATTTACGATGCGCTTGAGATCACTAAGGACAACGGACAAAAAGTTATTTTAGAAGTTCAGCAACACTTAGGAGAGGATCGTGTGCGTGCAATCGCCATGGATTCAACCGACGGTTTACTGCGTGGAATGAAAGTATTAGATACTGAAGCAGCGATTAAGATGCCGGTTGGTGATGCGATCAAAGGACGCGTATTCAATGTTGTTGGAGATGCTATCGATGGTATCCCTAATCTTGACAAAAGCGAGGGCCGGTCTATCCACGCCACTCCTCCGCGTTTTGAAGACCTTTCTACAGAAACTACAGCACTATTTACCGGTATCAAAGTTATCGACTTACTGGAGCCTTATGTAAAGGGTGGTAAAATCGGTTTGTTTGGTGGCGCCGGTGTTGGTAAAACCGTATTGATACAGGAATTGATCAACAACATCGCGAAAGCTTATGCAGGTTTATCTGTATTTGCAGGTGTAGGTGAGCGTACCCGTGAAGGTAATGATTTGCTGCGCGAGATGCTGGAATCGGGCATTATAAAATACGGTGATGCATTTATGCATTCCATGGAAGAAGGCGGATGGGATCTTTCAGTGATCGATCCTGAAGCTTTGAAAGAATCAAAAGCAACATTCGTTTTCGGCCAGATGAACGAGCCTCCCGGTGCACGTGCACGTGTGGCATTATCAGGCTTAACCCTTGCGGAATACTTCCGTGATGGTGACGAAGAAGGTAAAGGCCGTGATATCCTTTTCTTTATTGATAACATTTTCCGCTTTACCCAGGCAGGTTCTGAAGTATCTGCACTTTTGGGCCGTATGCCATCTGCAGTAGGTTACCAGCCAACGCTGGCAACAGAAATGGGTACCATGCAGGAGCGTATCACTTCAACCAAACGTGGTTCAATTACATCTGTACAGGCCGTTTACGTACCTGCGGATGATTTAACTGACCCTGCACCGGCAACAACATTTGCCCACTTAGATGCTACAACCGTACTTTCACGTAAAATTGCCGAGCTGGGAATCTATCCGGCGGTGGATCCTTTGGATTCTACCTCACGTATCTTGAGTGCAGCTATTTTGGGCGACGAGCATTACAACACCGCTCAGCGCGTTAAAGAAACTTTACAACGCTACAAAGAGTTACAGGATATCATCGCCATCTTAGGTATGGATGAGTTATCTGAAGAAGATAAATTAACAGTATCCCGTGCACGCCGTGTTCAGCGTTTCCTTTCTCAGCCGTTCTTTGTGGCAGAGCAATTCACCGGTTTGAAAGGTGTATTGGTTGACATCAAAGACACCATAAAAGGTTTCAACATGATCATGGATGGCGAAGTAGATGAGTACCCTGAGGCAGCATTTAACCTGGTGGGCAGCATTGAAGACGCTATAGAAAAAGGCAAGAAATTATTGGCTGAAGCTAATAATTAA
- a CDS encoding GntR family transcriptional regulator: MEFREKQAIYLQIAEYVCEQILLKQWKLGTKIISIRELAVMMEVNPNTVQRAYDFLQQREIITNKRGVGYFVEDGAMKKVINVRKEQFLENELPVFLRSMYLLDIPMEEIEMRYEKFIDQNFKEKKHED; the protein is encoded by the coding sequence ATGGAGTTTAGAGAGAAACAGGCAATATACCTGCAAATAGCCGAATACGTTTGCGAGCAGATCTTGCTTAAACAGTGGAAACTGGGTACTAAGATCATCAGCATCCGTGAATTGGCCGTTATGATGGAAGTAAACCCCAACACGGTGCAGCGCGCCTACGATTTTCTGCAACAACGGGAGATTATAACCAATAAGCGTGGCGTAGGCTATTTTGTGGAAGATGGAGCCATGAAAAAAGTGATCAACGTTAGGAAAGAACAATTTTTGGAAAACGAACTCCCTGTGTTTTTACGAAGCATGTACCTGCTTGATATCCCGATGGAAGAAATTGAGATGAGGTACGAAAAATTTATCGATCAGAATTTTAAAGAGAAAAAGCATGAAGACTAA
- a CDS encoding dihydroxy-acid dehydratase (catalyzes the dehydration of 2,3-dihydroxy-3-methylbutanoate to 3-methyl-2-oxobutanoate in valine and isoleucine biosynthesis) — MELNKYSKTFTQDPTQPAAQAMLYGIGLTDDDMRKAQVGVASMGYDGNTCNMHLNDLAKLVKQGIWNEDMVGLIFHTIGVSDGMSNGTEGMRYSLVSRDIIADSIEAVTGAQYYDGLITLPGCDKNMPGSIMAMGRLNRPSIMVYGGTIKPGHWKGEDLNIVSAFEALGKKMAGTITPEDFMGVIKNACPSAGACGGVYTANTMAAAIEALGMSLPYSSSNPALSEEKKAECLAAGAAIKILLEKDIKPSDIMTREAFENAMVVIMVLGGSTNAVLHMIAMAKSVDLKVTQDDFQTVSNRIPVLADMKPSGQYMMEDLHNIGGVPAVMKYCLAQGWLHGDCLTVTGKTIAENLAEVPELDFDTQKIIWPVEKPVKATGHLQILYGNIAEGGSVAKISGKEGTHFEGPARVFDGEFELIAGIQSGRVQKGDVVVIRNVGPKGAPGMPEMLKPTSAIFGAGLGSSVALITDGRFSGGTHGFVVGHITPEAYDGGAIGLIKDEDKIIIDATTNKINVILSDEEMASRKAAWQQPALKVTKGLLYRYAKTVTSAAEGCVTDEM, encoded by the coding sequence ATAGAATTAAATAAGTATAGCAAAACGTTTACGCAGGATCCTACCCAGCCTGCGGCACAGGCCATGCTATACGGTATTGGCTTAACCGATGATGATATGCGTAAAGCACAGGTTGGCGTGGCCAGCATGGGTTATGATGGCAATACCTGTAACATGCACCTGAATGATTTGGCCAAACTGGTTAAACAAGGCATTTGGAATGAAGATATGGTGGGCCTGATATTTCATACCATTGGCGTAAGCGATGGCATGAGTAACGGCACCGAAGGGATGCGCTACTCTTTAGTGAGCCGCGATATCATTGCCGATTCGATTGAAGCGGTTACCGGTGCACAATATTATGATGGCTTAATTACCCTTCCGGGTTGTGATAAAAATATGCCTGGCTCTATTATGGCTATGGGCCGGTTAAACCGCCCATCCATTATGGTTTATGGTGGCACTATCAAACCCGGACATTGGAAGGGTGAAGATCTTAATATAGTATCGGCATTTGAAGCTTTGGGTAAAAAAATGGCAGGCACTATTACACCTGAGGATTTCATGGGCGTGATTAAAAACGCATGCCCAAGCGCTGGTGCATGTGGTGGTGTTTACACGGCTAATACAATGGCCGCAGCTATCGAAGCACTGGGAATGAGTTTACCATACTCCTCATCTAACCCGGCGTTAAGCGAAGAGAAAAAAGCGGAGTGCCTGGCAGCAGGAGCCGCAATTAAAATATTGTTAGAGAAAGACATTAAGCCATCTGACATCATGACCCGCGAAGCATTTGAAAATGCAATGGTGGTGATTATGGTTTTAGGTGGCAGCACTAATGCAGTACTGCACATGATTGCAATGGCGAAAAGTGTTGATCTTAAAGTAACACAGGACGATTTCCAAACCGTAAGTAACCGCATCCCGGTATTGGCAGATATGAAACCAAGCGGCCAGTACATGATGGAGGATCTGCACAACATCGGCGGTGTGCCTGCTGTAATGAAATATTGTTTGGCCCAGGGCTGGCTGCATGGCGATTGCCTTACCGTTACCGGCAAAACCATAGCCGAAAACTTAGCAGAGGTACCAGAATTGGATTTTGACACCCAAAAAATTATATGGCCGGTTGAAAAACCGGTTAAAGCCACTGGTCACTTGCAGATCCTCTACGGAAATATAGCCGAAGGCGGTAGTGTAGCTAAGATCAGCGGTAAAGAGGGAACCCATTTTGAAGGCCCTGCCCGCGTATTTGATGGTGAATTTGAATTGATTGCTGGCATCCAGAGCGGTCGTGTTCAAAAAGGGGATGTAGTAGTAATTCGTAATGTGGGCCCGAAAGGTGCACCCGGCATGCCGGAAATGCTGAAGCCAACATCTGCCATATTTGGCGCAGGTTTAGGCAGCTCGGTAGCCTTAATTACTGACGGGCGCTTTAGCGGCGGTACGCATGGCTTTGTGGTGGGGCACATCACACCTGAAGCTTATGATGGTGGTGCTATTGGCTTGATTAAAGATGAAGATAAGATCATCATTGATGCAACAACCAACAAGATCAATGTAATCCTATCCGATGAAGAAATGGCCTCGCGCAAGGCGGCCTGGCAACAACCGGCACTAAAGGTGACTAAAGGCTTATTATACCGCTACGCAAAAACGGTTACATCAGCAGCAGAGGGTTGCGTAACAGATGAGATGTAA